DNA from Cynocephalus volans isolate mCynVol1 chromosome 2, mCynVol1.pri, whole genome shotgun sequence:
AATTACTCAAAAGAGTCAAATGAGATCAGCTTGTAGGCCACAGCCCCTGCTGTCCCCTCCCACCATGAATATATCATGTACACCTGCATGGCACTTGTCCTCCCAGCCCTGAGCCGTGGTGACGCTCAAGCCCTGAGCCGTGGTGACGCTCACTGAGTCACCCCCAGAGAGTAGCGAGGCCTGAGCCCAAGGAGCCAGGCCCCCGTGGACTCTTGGCTGCCACTGTGGCCACATGCTTCAATCCTCGCACCTCAGCTCCCCAGCAGGTGCTTCCTATCTCTCCTCCGCCTGTCACCCAATctcgccacccccacccctttttcttttcatgcCTGCTGGCTGAGGGCCCCCGCCCTCCTCAGCTCCATCTGCTGCAAATCTGTCCCCGCCCGGCACTTGCAGCATCCCCACTGCCTCTGCCACCTGTCAGGTGCCGTCTGCTCTGCAGACCCCCCGTCCCAGGAGAATGGAAAGCCCCCCTGAGGGCACCCCACCCCATGGTCGGTCCTTCCCCTCCCCATGCAATTGTTCTGATTGGGTGCATTTGACAGGTCCTTGAGGCTCTACCTCACAAGGGATGATGGGAGCAGGATGTTCCAGAAAGCTCCATGGTGGGGAGGGAGATGCTGATCCTTCCCCGCCCCCTCAGTCCCCACAGGAGCCAAACCAGCGGGGAGCATGGAGCTGCTGTCCACCCCCCACAGCATTGAGATCAACAACATCACCTGCGATTCCTTCCGCATCTCCTGGGCCATGGAGGATAGTGACCTGGAGAGGGTCACCCACTACTTCATTGACCTCAACAAGAAGGAGAACAAGAACTCCAACAAGTTCAAGCACCGGGTGAGTAGGGCTGCCCCAGGTGTCCCTCCCCAGCCCTTGCCCTTGAAGGTCAATGAAATGCTGGAGGTGATGGTTTGCAGTCAGAGGACTGGCTAATATCCGGACTTTTCTTACTGTGCCATCCTGGAAaaattacttgacctctctgagcccaaGTTCCTTCACTGGCGAAAAGGGAATAATAATGTCAAttctcatagggttgttgggaggattcagTGAGTCATGTTTGCGTGGTGCTTGGCACGGTGCCTAGCACAGAGAGATCATTGTTATCAGTGCCATGACTGAGACTTTAGGCACGGCACAGAGCCCGGCCAGGTGGGGCTGCAGACGTCACACGTGGGGATGACGTCTAGGTTCTGATAAAGCCCCGGCCGTGGGGACCAGCCTTGTTGACTGGGCAGGCAACATGGGCCTTGGGCGAGGTGGGACCCTTCTGCTGGGTGCTGGGTGATGCCCCTCCACCCCCGCCTGCCAGCCCACTGTTGGCTTGGTTTAGAGAAGGAATCTGAACATCCTTGGCGGGTGTGGCCCTTCCCTGGGTTAAAAGGcggtgtgggggtgggtgggaggaggccTCCCATGCTCCCCAGCTGGCAGAGGCAGGGGAGAGTGGGGCGGGACAAGCTGCTCTCCGGACACCAGCATCAGGGTGGGTTGCTCAGCTTCTCCCACCCTCTGGAACTGGCCCTCCTGATCTGGGTGTCTTTTGGCAGACCAGTTGCCACGGTGACGTGAGAGCTCACCACCACCCCCTTAACCCTCCCCTCCAAAGAAGAAGGCatattttcccttcctctctggCTTCTCAGCATTCGCCGTTGCCGTGGAGACGGCACTGCAGTGTGCAGAGCTCTCGATGTCTCCCTCAGAACGGAGGTCTTGCCGCCCTCAACTTCACGGGCCTCCTCCCCAGTGGCCATTCCCCTCAGTTCCCAAGAGAACGTGGCATCAGTGGGGTTTCAGGAGGGGTGGAGACTGTAGAGTGTCTCTGTGGCCTTCCCAAGGGCCACTGCTTGTATCTGCAGGAAAATGGTGGCAGGGGCTGGAGCCACTGTATCCCCGAGACTCTGGCCTGCCTCAGAAGGCCATTTGGGGAGTGGAAATTCTGGGGGAATGACAACACTGGGTGTGACCCCCAGTTTGACTCTGGGATCTCTGTCTGTATCCCATTTCTCAGGATGTCCCCACCAAGCTTGTGGCCAAGGCGGTGGCCCTGCCCATGACAGTGAGAGGCCACTGGTTCCTGAGCCCCCGCACGGAGTACAGCGTGGCAGTGCAGACAGCTGTGAAGCAGAGCGATGGGGAGTACCTGGTGTCAGGCTGGAGTGAGACGGTCGAGTTCTGCACTGGGGGTGAGGTCCTGCTGTGACAGCCCTGTCCTGCTGGTTTTGGCACATCTGGCTTAGCTGTTGTCAGGACGGGGCTCCATCTTAATCCAGAAAATACTGTGAACACCAGCTGGACATAGGGAGACACACGGGGGGGTGACCCTCCCCTGCCCTCTGGAGTATGCTCCTTTCTCTAatgcagacacagagacagacaccaCTAATCATGCTGGCAATGCCATTTCCATAAAGGGATGGAATTACCTTTCTGGCTTGGTgcaagcatattttttaaaattgtggtaacaTACATACCACATAAAATTTCcatcttgaccatttttaagAGCATAGTTCAGTAGTGtaaagtatattcacactgttgtgcaagcaaatctccagaactcttccaTCCTGCAAAACCAAAAATCTATACTCATTAAACAAGTCCCCATTCTCCCCTCCTATCAGCCTCTGGCacccaccactctactttctgtctctgtgaattggACTCCTCTAGGTATGTAGCCGTGGAATGACATAAGTGGAATCCTACATTATTTGTCCTTtggcatctggcttatttcactttgcataatatcGTCATGGACCGTACGTGTGGTTGCATATGTCAGAATCTCCTtccctttgttttttttggcagatggctggtacagggactgaATCCTgagccttgctgttatcagcaccacgctctagccagttgagctaaccagccagcccttgatagtccttcctttttaaggttggataatattccattgtattgacATACCTCATTTGTTTATCAATTGATGGATAAGCACCaatcacattttgcttatcctgATTTCCACTTAGCCTGGGAAAGTGGTTTCTATCCAATGGCCCTTCAAGCTCTCTTAGCAGAACTGAACTTGCAAACTCCAGCATGAACAAACACCAGGTGTATGTGCACCTGGCCACTGACGACCCAGGATCCTCCCCACAATCTTCCATTCTTTTGGTGTCCATGGTGAGAACTCCTCCAGATCTCTCTCTGTTACAGGAAGAGGCAGGGAACGTTCCCAGTCCTGGGCCCCCCAGGGCTGCTGGCTCCAGCCTCTGCCAAGGTCCATGCTCTGGTGTCCTTGAGCTGCCGTTGCCTTTTGGGTGGTGCTTTTTCTTAGTTCTGCTGCAAAACCCCACTCTCTGGAGGCACTCCTCTGTGAGGGAAAAGCTTCTTGGTTTACCCCTAAGAACTCTATATAGTAGGCATTTAATTCACACTGGGGAGTTGGGGGTGGCTCCAATCCAGTCCACACTCCTCTTGCCAAATCAAGCACCCTGGCCAGGGACGCACTAGCAAGGAGGAAAGGGGACCTTTACCTATTTTGTCCCAAGGTACTGTATAAGCTAGTAGCATCCCTGCCTGGCCCCAGCGCCACAGACCCAGGCCAGGGAGGTTCAATTTTACTACCTGTCTGCAGCCTTCCCTGTCTCTCCTGGGACGCTCAAGCAGAGAGCCATTACCCTAGCCCCTGGTCTGCCTAAACAGTCATGTCTGTGAGGCTCAGGACACTCCCCCAGGCTCTTCATGAGCCCCCACCTGTGATTACAACCGACTTCCTTGTGGGTGCTGTGGGCAGCCTCCTGCCTGCTGGGTTGGATGAACTCTCCCCAAAAGGCCTCAGATTCTCCCCTCTTGAGTCCTTTTGCCTGTTGGTCCTCTTCTTCCACAAGGATGGCTTGGGATTACATCCCCTGGGGCCCCCGGTGTGATGACTGGACAGCTTCTGCCCTTTTCTGACCTGGGGGAACCCTGAGCCTCTGGTAATGAGGGTGCGGAGGTGATGAGGACAGCCAGCATGCAGCTCTCCATGTTCCCAGCAGGGGCCAGCTGGCCTGTTCCCATCTGAGTCCAAGTCCAGAGACTGTCTGGTCTCTGTTGCTGCAGAGGTTGGCTGGCAGgcacagggtggggtgggggagaggaagaggttgTAATCCTTCAGCGCTCAGCTCACCTCGCCCGTGTGGACTCTTGCAGATTATGCCAAGGAGCACCTGGCCCAGCTTCAGGAGAAGGCCGAGCAGATCGCAGGCCGCATGCTCCGCTTCTCCGTCTTTTACCGCAACCATCACAAGGAATACTTCCAGCATGCCAGGTACCGCCAGCACAGGCTCCCGGCCGGGCGCACCAggcctctccttcctctcccagcTCTTCCTGCTCCTTCCCTGGCTATCTGAGGTCACCCCTACCTGTTGGCTGCCAGACCCTCCTCCCCATGCCTGCACATCACCAGGCGGGCTCTGAAGTGACTGGTACTTTGGGGTTGGGCTCAGGGAAGGTCAAGGGCTCTAGGGAGGGGCCCACCAGGCAGAGCCCGGTGCTGACAAGCCTGGGGAATGAAATCCTGGGCTTGACTCCCTCCCTGAAACAGTTCCTTTCACTGGGTCAACCACCACAGGTCAGCTGCCTCTCTGATTCAGGCCTGGGTCCAAAGGAGAGGTGCCAAGAATAGCACAAAACAAGAGAGTTCTGAGCAATAAGGGTTCTGGGGAGCATCTGACTCGATGGCTTTCAAACTGGGTGCTAAGGAGCCTGGGGGTTCTAGGGAGACATCTTGGGGTGCTGCTGAGGGACTCAGGGGGATCAGAGGATGGAGTTAGGTGGGCCCCACATGTGTTGTCCAGCCAGCACAGCTTCAATTTTATTTGCCAATGACCTGCCTATGTATAATTTCcattggagaaaaaaagagaggggtTCTGCAGttcaaacatttttgaaaattgatgATCTGATAGAACACCCTTAGCCTAcataagaaactgaggcctgcagGGGAAGTGGGCCATCCAGTTGAGCCAGCAAGTCACTGGTCACTCAGGAAAGCCAGGGCCAGGCAAGAGTCGGGAAGGGCCAGGGGTTGTCCACCCTCCCCCATGTCAGCTGCCACCACTCCAACTCCATGTCCTTCTAAGGCTAGGCCAGGGCAAGCTGCCACTATTATTGCCTTTGTCATTACTGTCAGCCGGGTGGGCTGTTTTGACCCTACCCCAGGACAGTAAGGACCTCAGGGGTCTTTGGTGTTTGTATTAAGGAACAGAGACCAAGTCTGGGCTCCTTTATCagcgagaaagagaaagacagaggcaaccatgtgtgccaggcactttactaGTTTCCAGGATATAAAAACAAGGGCACCAACAACCCTTTTGAGAAGCTCAGAGTCTCACTAGGGAGACAGGACAGGAAGGTTTAGTGTAATAAGTACGTGTAGCTGTTTAGCAAAATTCATACGTCCTGTGCTGGGACGTGAAGGACGGTTAGGGGTTCGCCAAGCCAGATGGAGAAAGGTGGGGAGGGCAgtccagacagagggaagagcaCTGAAAAGGtgcagaggcaggaaggagaggcCTGGCTGGAGAATGTCTCCTGCAGTTGTGGGGGGTGGCAGGTGGTGGGCCATGACAACATACAAGGGGCCTTGCTAatcatgcaatccccatcaaagggTTTTTGAGCTGGGGAGTGACAGGTTCAGATCTCCTCTGCGTGAAGGAGTGGGCTGAATGAGCCCATCTCCAGGGCCCTCCCTGCTCTTGCATTCTGGAATGCTCTATTTGTGGCTAGTGGAGGCGGCTGTTGGTGGGAGAGCTGGGAGCTGGGATGGCTCACTCCCTTCTCGACCATACACAGCAGCCAAGCCTCAGCCCAGCTAAGTGGCggcattttctctttcctctggcaTCTCTCCCTGGGGCGGGCAGGACCCACTGCGGGAACATGCTGCAGCCCTACCTGAAGGACAGCAGCGGCAGCCATGGCTCCCCTACCAGCGGCATGCTCCATGGTGTCTTCTTCAGCTGCAACACTGAGTTCAACACGGGCCAGCCCCCGCAGGACTCCCCCTATGGCCGCTGGCGCTTCCAGATCCCCGCCCAGCGCCTCTTCAACCCCAGCACCAACCTCTACTTTGCGGACTTCTACTGTATGTACACGGCCTACCACTACGCCATCCTGGTGCTGGCGCCTAAGGGCTCCCTGGGGGACCGCTTCTGCCGTGACCGCCTGCCCCTCCTGGACATTGCCTGCAACAAGTTCCTGACCTGCAGCGTGGAGGACGGGGAGCTGGTCTTCCGCCATGCCCAGGACCTCATCCTGGAGATCATCTACACTGAGCCTGTCGACCTGTCCCTGGGCACCCTGGGGGAGATCAGTGGGCACCAGCTCATGAGTCTGTCCACTGCCGATGCCAAGAAAGACCCCAGCTGCAAGACCTGCAACATCAGTGTGGGCCGCTAGGGACTCCTGGggagctggggggctggggagagatgACAAGAAGGGCAGAGATGGGTGGCTGAGGTTCAGGGAGCTGgcttctctcccctgccccctacTCCCTCCACTCCATCTGTCtgtccctccccacaccccttGGCATTGGGGGCAATAGCTGGTGGTCCTCTTGGTAAGTGTGGCCCACCCCAGGCCTGGGGGGCTCGGAGAAGCTTCTTAGCCTCAGTAGGTTGGTGGGTGGGTTGGATTTCTGGAGAACTCCCCTTTCCTCTGGTTTTCCTGTCCTGCTGTTCTTTGCCCCATCCAGGCCCCCATCTCCCAGAGGACCATC
Protein-coding regions in this window:
- the PHYHIP gene encoding phytanoyl-CoA hydroxylase-interacting protein, which translates into the protein MELLSTPHSIEINNITCDSFRISWAMEDSDLERVTHYFIDLNKKENKNSNKFKHRDVPTKLVAKAVALPMTVRGHWFLSPRTEYSVAVQTAVKQSDGEYLVSGWSETVEFCTGDYAKEHLAQLQEKAEQIAGRMLRFSVFYRNHHKEYFQHARTHCGNMLQPYLKDSSGSHGSPTSGMLHGVFFSCNTEFNTGQPPQDSPYGRWRFQIPAQRLFNPSTNLYFADFYCMYTAYHYAILVLAPKGSLGDRFCRDRLPLLDIACNKFLTCSVEDGELVFRHAQDLILEIIYTEPVDLSLGTLGEISGHQLMSLSTADAKKDPSCKTCNISVGR